From one Bacteriovorax sp. BAL6_X genomic stretch:
- a CDS encoding multiheme c-type cytochrome: MKRILGLLSLTFALSCQSIIDLDRDSEEIKIEGPKFSILFSHSISGETHPCGCRQFPLGGLPQVAGFMSEFKKDHQYLYIDTGDMLFPSSVVPGHIEKSQKFAAVSLAKGLDKLGLKYTLPGDQDLAAGLDFYKEVLSQVSFKVLVSNLADKNTLPHQEFAKISFGKSTIFLTGIVAGGTLQPEYRNLFVNPVKSFKDTIAKLKEAGFDEKNPLHKLVLMSHAGLDYDKKFAEAYPVIDWIIGSHSQSFTNYSIDVGNTQIVQVLSKNHYLGEVAFSAGAEKLEKEFSYHEMREQLGEKIPNNPFTTFINNHKQELDKIRDQEQKSLSFADTGIKKLADTKSCLECHSDQGDHWAKTPHAISFGTLIIAKEENKTSCMQCHSLGMNEEGGYINHNDIVHFKDLKTSDAKFKAHKDKYWQDVTKAFSGVTSVRKLDSKKIKSIRVAWDKANEKHKVEHSFANVQCLNCHAMVTDHPFAIEDETQKKAHTKAAIKNKCLGCHTSDQSPEWYKKDRDGIYSGVNDEYFDKMYQKMTH; this comes from the coding sequence ATGAAACGAATTTTAGGACTCCTAAGCTTAACCTTTGCACTTTCTTGCCAAAGTATTATTGACTTAGACCGAGACAGTGAAGAGATAAAGATTGAAGGACCGAAGTTTTCCATTCTATTTTCTCACTCAATCTCAGGCGAAACACACCCGTGTGGATGTCGCCAATTTCCACTAGGAGGCCTCCCTCAGGTAGCGGGCTTTATGAGTGAATTTAAAAAAGATCATCAATACCTCTATATCGATACAGGAGATATGCTCTTTCCTTCATCTGTTGTACCAGGACATATTGAAAAGTCTCAAAAGTTTGCAGCGGTCTCACTAGCAAAGGGTTTAGATAAACTGGGACTTAAGTATACACTTCCAGGTGATCAGGATTTAGCGGCGGGACTCGATTTCTACAAAGAAGTTCTTTCTCAAGTCAGCTTTAAAGTTCTCGTTTCAAACCTTGCTGATAAAAACACTCTACCCCATCAAGAATTTGCTAAGATTAGCTTTGGAAAGAGTACAATTTTTCTAACAGGTATCGTGGCCGGGGGCACTTTACAACCTGAGTACAGAAACCTATTTGTTAACCCAGTTAAGAGCTTTAAGGACACAATAGCCAAACTTAAAGAAGCAGGCTTTGACGAAAAGAATCCACTTCATAAGCTGGTTTTAATGTCTCACGCTGGACTTGATTATGATAAGAAATTTGCTGAAGCATATCCTGTCATTGACTGGATTATTGGCTCTCACTCACAAAGCTTCACAAATTACTCAATCGATGTAGGAAATACCCAAATTGTACAAGTTCTTTCTAAGAATCACTACTTAGGAGAAGTCGCCTTCTCTGCAGGAGCTGAAAAGCTAGAAAAGGAATTCTCTTACCATGAGATGCGCGAGCAATTGGGAGAAAAAATTCCAAATAATCCATTCACAACATTTATTAATAATCACAAGCAAGAGCTTGATAAGATTCGTGACCAGGAACAAAAGAGTCTAAGTTTTGCTGACACTGGAATCAAGAAGCTTGCAGATACTAAGAGCTGTCTTGAGTGTCACTCTGATCAAGGTGATCATTGGGCAAAGACACCTCACGCGATATCTTTTGGAACACTTATAATTGCCAAGGAAGAGAATAAAACAAGCTGTATGCAATGCCACTCTCTTGGAATGAATGAAGAAGGTGGTTATATCAATCATAATGATATTGTGCACTTTAAAGATTTAAAAACAAGTGATGCTAAATTTAAGGCCCACAAAGACAAGTACTGGCAGGATGTAACAAAGGCCTTTAGTGGTGTGACCTCTGTTCGTAAGCTTGACTCTAAGAAGATTAAATCAATTCGCGTTGCATGGGATAAGGCCAATGAGAAACACAAAGTGGAACACTCATTTGCCAATGTACAATGTCTAAACTGTCACGCTATGGTTACAGATCATCCCTTTGCAATTGAAGATGAGACTCAAAAGAAGGCCCATACAAAGGCCGCTATTAAGAATAAGTGTCTTGGTTGCCATACAAGTGACCAATCACCTGAGTGGTATAAAAAAGATCGCGATGGAATTTATTCAGGGGTAAACGACGAGTACTTCGATAAAATGTATCAAAAAATGACACACTAA
- a CDS encoding tol-pal system YbgF family protein — protein sequence MKKTSLITTITLTTLMAASMTSCKTQEQIEREQKINTMSVQMQQSQKLNADSLSKMQELQDSVLQFQGQLEEYTNGKDQKLEIVDQKLLKLEEQNTALTDEVTKLTAKIEEQDKFIKEVLALLKKKESKRKKLAKAKNRSPYDQAMFLYGKGKYSEARPILEKLFKEGKIKGKRRGRIIHNLGMISYIQKRNDDAVTYFSTLYTSMPNSAYNGNGLVYLARTFKRQGQTEQAIVTLEEMLKSFPKSRHVPTAKKLLASYKK from the coding sequence ATGAAGAAAACTTCCCTAATTACTACAATTACATTAACTACATTAATGGCCGCTTCAATGACCTCTTGTAAAACGCAAGAACAAATTGAGCGCGAACAAAAAATAAATACAATGTCTGTCCAAATGCAACAGAGCCAAAAGCTTAATGCAGACTCTCTTTCAAAAATGCAGGAACTGCAAGACAGTGTTCTCCAATTCCAAGGACAACTTGAAGAGTACACTAATGGAAAAGATCAAAAGCTTGAAATTGTTGATCAAAAACTTCTAAAACTTGAAGAACAAAATACTGCCCTAACAGATGAAGTTACAAAGCTTACTGCTAAGATCGAAGAACAGGATAAATTCATTAAAGAAGTGCTCGCACTGTTAAAAAAAAAAGAAAGTAAGCGAAAAAAATTAGCAAAAGCAAAGAACCGCTCACCTTATGATCAGGCAATGTTCCTTTATGGAAAAGGCAAGTATAGCGAAGCACGTCCGATTCTAGAGAAACTTTTTAAAGAAGGTAAAATTAAAGGAAAGAGACGCGGTCGTATCATTCACAATCTAGGAATGATTTCTTATATTCAAAAGAGAAATGACGATGCAGTCACATATTTCTCAACTCTTTATACATCAATGCCAAATTCTGCTTACAACGGTAACGGGCTAGTATATCTAGCAAGAACGTTTAAGAGACAAGGCCAAACAGAACAGGCAATTGTGACTCTTGAAGAAATGCTTAAATCATTTCCAAAAAGCCGTCACGTCCCTACTGCTAAGAAGTTATTAGCGAGTTATAAAAAATAA
- the rsmA gene encoding 16S rRNA (adenine(1518)-N(6)/adenine(1519)-N(6))-dimethyltransferase RsmA has product MDESKTKLPWANKDLGQHFLNNQNIISKITDDFAGSAGNIIEVGPGPGILTKNLAAHNENLHVVEKDERMIEYLAPIVKAENINFTDALAFDFEAFIVEKGLGDKTWLVSNLPYNISTPLLLKFLQTPSIKYMTLMFQKEVADKVFAFASKKNFMGSLMALSQTYFKTSLLVKAPPGAFTPPPKVDSAVISFERLESPVIPLSEFTKFEKFLRAVFQFKRKQLGKVLKTYAPVDKIEQALAKINQPLTVRAEALKLEDLQNLYKHLNE; this is encoded by the coding sequence ATGGATGAGTCAAAAACAAAACTACCTTGGGCCAATAAAGATCTCGGTCAGCACTTTTTAAATAATCAAAATATTATTTCAAAAATTACAGACGACTTTGCTGGTTCAGCTGGCAATATTATTGAAGTCGGGCCAGGCCCAGGAATTTTAACTAAGAATTTAGCTGCTCATAATGAAAATCTTCATGTGGTTGAAAAAGATGAGCGCATGATTGAATATCTTGCGCCAATAGTTAAGGCCGAAAATATTAATTTTACAGATGCCTTGGCGTTTGATTTTGAAGCCTTCATCGTTGAAAAGGGATTAGGGGATAAGACATGGCTAGTTTCAAACCTACCGTATAATATTTCGACCCCACTTCTTCTAAAATTCTTACAGACACCGTCTATTAAATATATGACACTGATGTTTCAAAAAGAAGTCGCTGATAAGGTCTTTGCCTTTGCTTCAAAGAAGAACTTCATGGGTTCACTAATGGCCTTATCACAAACATATTTTAAGACTTCTCTTCTTGTAAAAGCGCCTCCCGGTGCCTTTACTCCTCCGCCAAAGGTTGACTCAGCTGTTATTAGTTTTGAGCGCTTGGAGAGTCCAGTAATTCCTCTTTCTGAGTTTACGAAGTTTGAGAAGTTTTTAAGAGCAGTCTTTCAATTTAAGAGAAAACAGCTTGGAAAGGTTCTAAAGACTTATGCTCCAGTGGATAAAATTGAACAGGCCTTGGCCAAAATCAATCAGCCTTTGACAGTTAGAGCAGAAGCGCTAAAATTAGAGGACCTTCAAAATTTATATAAGCATTTAAATGAGTAA
- a CDS encoding DUF4398 domain-containing protein, with protein sequence MKKLKNKITFLILLLSLGSCGLTTVRPKLEMTYAQVAFLAAKEAGGQTLAPNLYRKAEFYYLKAKSSYKRKFFNKAKKYAILSKQFSEKAEFKAYRKKTLDSI encoded by the coding sequence ATGAAAAAATTAAAAAATAAGATCACATTTTTAATTTTACTTCTATCTTTGGGAAGCTGCGGTCTTACGACCGTACGCCCGAAGTTAGAAATGACTTATGCACAGGTTGCTTTCCTTGCGGCCAAGGAAGCTGGCGGACAAACACTCGCTCCTAACCTCTACCGAAAGGCCGAATTCTACTACTTAAAAGCGAAATCAAGCTACAAGAGAAAATTCTTTAATAAAGCTAAGAAGTACGCCATTCTTTCTAAGCAATTCTCAGAAAAGGCCGAGTTCAAGGCATATCGTAAGAAAACACTCGATAGCATTTAA
- the pal gene encoding peptidoglycan-associated lipoprotein Pal, with translation MKKLFTLLLLGSALVMTSCGSSSKTDETSSVESVDYNNASLEVNGDSDSGKAGTLRTVYFAFNSSGLSSSTKSTLEANADFLKENTSVEVQVEGHADERGGREYNMALGENRARAIKNYLVALGVDASRISTTSYGKERPISFGHNEDSWSQNRRGNFVIIAK, from the coding sequence ATGAAAAAGCTTTTTACACTATTACTTTTAGGTTCTGCACTAGTTATGACTTCATGTGGTTCATCGTCAAAAACTGATGAAACATCTTCTGTAGAATCTGTTGATTACAACAATGCTTCACTTGAAGTAAATGGTGACTCAGACTCTGGTAAAGCAGGTACTCTTAGAACTGTTTATTTCGCATTTAACTCTTCAGGACTAAGCTCATCAACAAAGTCCACTCTTGAAGCAAATGCTGACTTCTTAAAAGAAAATACTTCTGTTGAAGTACAAGTAGAAGGTCACGCTGATGAAAGAGGTGGACGTGAGTACAACATGGCACTTGGTGAAAACCGTGCACGTGCAATTAAGAACTACCTGGTAGCTCTTGGTGTTGATGCATCTAGAATCTCAACTACTTCTTACGGGAAAGAGAGACCTATTTCTTTTGGTCACAATGAAGATTCTTGGTCACAAAACAGAAGAGGAAACTTCGTAATTATTGCAAAGTAA
- the smpB gene encoding SsrA-binding protein SmpB produces MGKKIIAKNKRAKFDYQLLELYEAGMSLVGTEVKSLRAGKVSIGEAHITIDKNGEVWANNIKIPEYEFGNQFNHEEARKRKLLLHEKEIAEIAHRAKAERLTIVPTIIYFKGSRVKLEIALAKGKKLHDKRSDQQKKDVERKLRRGDYQ; encoded by the coding sequence ATGGGAAAGAAAATCATAGCCAAAAATAAGAGAGCGAAGTTCGATTATCAATTACTTGAACTTTACGAAGCAGGAATGTCCTTAGTGGGAACTGAGGTAAAGTCCCTACGTGCGGGAAAGGTCTCAATTGGTGAGGCCCATATTACAATTGATAAGAACGGCGAAGTTTGGGCCAATAATATCAAAATTCCTGAATATGAATTTGGAAATCAATTCAATCACGAAGAAGCGAGAAAGAGAAAGCTACTTTTACATGAAAAAGAGATTGCTGAGATTGCTCACCGTGCAAAGGCCGAAAGGCTTACTATTGTTCCAACGATTATCTATTTTAAAGGCTCACGTGTTAAGCTTGAAATCGCCCTAGCAAAAGGGAAGAAGCTTCATGATAAGAGATCTGATCAGCAGAAAAAAGATGTGGAAAGAAAGTTAAGAAGAGGGGACTATCAGTAA